One window of Deltaproteobacteria bacterium genomic DNA carries:
- a CDS encoding SurA N-terminal domain-containing protein — protein MLATLRRHASSWLIKVAFGLIILSFLFFFGYTSLTKNSGSSGVGDAVALVNDEPIFRAQFEALFEAQRERFNKASSDDKNAGEFPKELESLLKKSLLNDMIRQKLLSQLAKNLNLTVSEKEVAEEITKMPVLVRDGRFDEIFYKEVFRPYYQRKYGADFEKELTDEIYRKKLQEKLDQESRVTEGEVKTAYDFENTRFSFQKIQTQERETADLLLRQWQVGGNLDPILKEKKLKIEEIPVTPFARLTQALPPFLPEEKMAEVAALTPAAPFVREPLGDEENGWFVFKLRKKETPSPKDFEAKKESLKKNLMERRSQDLLNLLLSEFEEKAQIKPLI, from the coding sequence ATGTTAGCTACTTTGCGCCGGCATGCCTCTTCCTGGTTGATCAAGGTCGCCTTTGGCCTGATCATCCTTTCGTTCCTGTTTTTCTTTGGCTACACCAGCCTTACAAAAAACTCCGGCTCCTCCGGCGTGGGGGATGCGGTAGCACTGGTCAATGATGAACCGATCTTCCGGGCCCAGTTTGAGGCGCTCTTTGAGGCCCAGAGAGAGCGTTTCAATAAAGCCTCCTCCGACGACAAAAATGCCGGGGAATTCCCCAAGGAGCTGGAGTCACTCCTGAAAAAGAGTCTCTTGAACGACATGATCCGCCAGAAACTCCTGTCCCAGTTGGCCAAGAACCTGAATCTCACCGTTTCGGAGAAAGAGGTTGCCGAAGAGATCACCAAAATGCCGGTCCTTGTGAGAGACGGCCGTTTCGACGAAATTTTTTACAAGGAGGTCTTCCGCCCCTACTACCAGAGAAAATACGGGGCCGACTTTGAAAAAGAGTTGACCGATGAGATCTACCGCAAGAAATTGCAGGAGAAACTGGATCAAGAGAGCCGGGTCACGGAGGGAGAGGTCAAAACAGCCTATGATTTTGAGAATACCCGATTTTCATTCCAAAAAATCCAGACCCAGGAGAGGGAAACGGCCGATCTCCTCCTGAGGCAATGGCAGGTCGGAGGGAATCTGGATCCGATCCTGAAGGAGAAAAAGTTGAAAATAGAAGAGATCCCGGTAACCCCTTTCGCGCGTCTGACCCAGGCCCTTCCCCCTTTTTTGCCGGAAGAAAAAATGGCTGAGGTGGCCGCCCTCACCCCGGCCGCCCCCTTTGTCAGGGAGCCTTTGGGGGATGAGGAAAACGGTTGGTTTGTTTTCAAGCTCAGGAAAAAAGAGACCCCTTCCCCAAAAGATTTTGAGGCCAAGAAGGAATCTCTGAAAAAAAACCTCATGGAAAGAAGAAGCCAGGACCTGCTCAATCTCCTCCTCTCTGAATTCGAGGAAAAGGCCCAAATCAAGCCTCTGATCTAG
- a CDS encoding rod shape-determining protein, which yields MIFDQLIGLFSNDLAIDLGTANILVYVKGKGIVCSEPSVVAVQRDNRGIKKVLAVGKEAKEMLGRTPGSIEAIRPIKDGVIADFEVTEAMLRYFIRKAHSRKTLIRPRIIVGVPFGITEVEKRAVRESSESAGAREVYLIEEPMAAAIGAGLPITEPTGNMIVDIGGGTTEVAVISLAGIVFSRSIRVAGDKMDEAIIHYVKRKYNMLIGERTAEQIKIQIGTAYPEKEVRTMEIKGRDLVVGVPKVLELNSEEVREAISEPINAIVEGVKMALERTPPELASDIVDKGIVLAGGGALLRNLDVLLREETGLPVMIAEDPLTSVVLGCGQALDQLDVLKGITIT from the coding sequence ATGATTTTTGATCAGTTGATCGGTCTTTTTTCCAATGATCTGGCCATTGATCTCGGCACCGCCAATATCCTTGTCTATGTGAAAGGGAAGGGGATTGTCTGTTCCGAACCCTCGGTGGTTGCGGTTCAGCGCGACAACCGTGGCATCAAAAAGGTGCTGGCCGTTGGCAAAGAGGCCAAAGAGATGTTGGGACGGACGCCGGGGAGCATTGAGGCGATCCGACCGATCAAAGATGGGGTCATTGCCGATTTCGAAGTGACCGAGGCGATGCTCCGTTACTTTATCCGCAAGGCGCACAGTCGGAAGACACTGATCCGGCCCAGAATTATTGTCGGTGTCCCCTTTGGGATCACTGAGGTGGAGAAGAGGGCGGTTCGCGAGTCTTCAGAGTCGGCTGGTGCGAGGGAAGTTTACCTGATTGAAGAACCGATGGCGGCCGCTATCGGCGCCGGTTTACCGATTACCGAACCGACAGGAAACATGATTGTTGATATCGGCGGTGGGACGACGGAAGTCGCCGTCATTTCACTGGCCGGGATCGTTTTCAGCCGTTCCATCCGGGTCGCCGGGGACAAGATGGATGAGGCAATTATCCATTATGTCAAAAGGAAATATAACATGCTGATCGGGGAGAGAACCGCCGAGCAGATCAAGATCCAGATCGGTACCGCCTATCCCGAAAAGGAAGTTCGGACGATGGAGATCAAGGGGCGTGACCTGGTGGTCGGCGTTCCCAAAGTTTTGGAGCTCAACTCGGAAGAGGTTCGTGAGGCGATCAGCGAGCCGATTAATGCCATTGTGGAAGGGGTCAAGATGGCCTTGGAGCGGACCCCTCCCGAATTGGCCTCCGATATTGTGGACAAGGGGATCGTTCTTGCCGGGGGAGGGGCCCTTTTGCGAAATCTGGATGTCCTGCTCCGTGAGGAGACCGGACTTCCGGTGATGATCGCTGAAGATCCGCTGACCTCCGTTGTTCTCGGTTGCGGACAAGCGTTGGATCAACTGGATGTCCTCAAGGGAATTACCATAACGTAG